One window from the genome of Echinicola vietnamensis DSM 17526 encodes:
- a CDS encoding phosphodiester glycosidase family protein has product MRRIYSTIKLIFLIGIPLVSMLSCSTFDDPEGLIAEKEVPSLSTQSTCQYNITQILKENTNLIDSVVDESQRMVATGVVETIIRYVDPSGDPMRVFFLEVDLNIPGLNMEVGTPFNQHGYGLQTIKNQAEEVNATHHQVIAAINGDFIDNQYETLPRPPHGIVHKNGVVIKDVYTHTAEKPQQGLTFFGLDRNKEPIIGGRDDYQAASGELFNATGGGVFLVKNGQIQSQTIHSIHPRTGIGYRTDGTVIMFVVDGRDSKYNTGSTGMKYTEMASVFYALGAENAINLDGGGSSTFVTQTYGINELLVRNLPGNPNNSHRELVNSWLVYRCLYETETIAGTGIAGFQNGSSSTAKFDNPEGIAIDQQGNIFVADRDNNVIRKISSSGDVSTFAGTGIAGFTDGVAGVAKFNSPWKVAVDNQGNVIVADRGNHSIRKITPNGTVSTLAGTTNGYQDGSGNQAKFDQPTDVAVLPNGNIVIADNRNHCIRMIDSSVQVSTIAGTGNGGYVDGAGSQAQFYYPSGIDTDPNGNLFVADRKNHAIRKIDSYHNVSTVAGGNGEGIQNGGIAVAKFDDPYGVAVGQNGKVLVADLDNNVIREINGDYVSTIIGSNGEGYIDGPSTASKMNSPTDVLVNGDEIIFADYGNHLVRKVVKDEE; this is encoded by the coding sequence ATGAGAAGAATATACAGTACCATTAAACTCATTTTTCTTATTGGGATCCCATTGGTATCCATGTTATCATGTAGCACATTTGATGACCCCGAGGGCTTGATCGCTGAAAAAGAAGTTCCTTCATTATCAACTCAAAGTACTTGTCAATATAACATTACACAAATACTCAAGGAAAACACGAATCTAATCGATTCTGTAGTTGATGAGTCACAGAGAATGGTAGCTACAGGTGTAGTGGAAACTATCATCAGGTATGTCGATCCTTCAGGAGATCCTATGCGTGTATTTTTCTTAGAGGTTGATCTCAACATACCAGGGCTGAACATGGAAGTGGGTACACCATTTAATCAACATGGATACGGCCTTCAAACCATTAAAAACCAAGCAGAAGAGGTGAATGCGACACATCATCAAGTCATCGCTGCTATTAACGGCGACTTTATTGATAACCAATATGAAACACTACCGAGACCTCCGCATGGGATTGTCCATAAAAATGGAGTAGTCATCAAGGATGTTTATACCCATACCGCTGAAAAGCCACAACAAGGACTTACCTTTTTTGGATTGGACAGAAACAAAGAGCCAATAATAGGAGGTAGAGATGATTATCAAGCAGCATCTGGTGAGCTTTTCAATGCGACAGGTGGGGGAGTGTTTTTGGTAAAGAATGGCCAGATACAAAGTCAAACCATACACTCCATTCATCCTAGGACGGGGATAGGATATAGAACTGACGGAACAGTGATTATGTTTGTAGTGGATGGACGCGATTCCAAATATAATACAGGATCCACAGGGATGAAATATACTGAAATGGCCAGTGTGTTTTATGCCTTGGGTGCAGAAAATGCCATTAATTTAGATGGAGGAGGTTCTTCCACCTTTGTGACGCAAACTTACGGAATCAATGAATTATTAGTAAGAAATTTACCTGGGAACCCCAATAATTCCCACCGAGAATTGGTCAATTCTTGGTTAGTGTATAGGTGTCTTTATGAGACAGAAACCATTGCAGGTACCGGAATAGCGGGGTTTCAAAACGGCTCCAGTAGCACTGCAAAGTTTGATAATCCTGAAGGTATAGCTATAGATCAACAAGGGAATATTTTCGTAGCCGATCGCGACAATAATGTGATAAGAAAAATAAGCTCCTCAGGGGATGTCTCAACATTTGCTGGGACAGGGATAGCTGGTTTTACCGACGGGGTAGCTGGAGTTGCAAAATTTAACAGTCCTTGGAAAGTAGCTGTAGACAACCAAGGAAATGTAATAGTTGCGGATCGTGGTAATCATTCCATTAGGAAAATAACGCCTAATGGAACGGTAAGTACCTTGGCAGGAACAACGAACGGATATCAAGATGGAAGTGGTAATCAGGCAAAATTCGACCAGCCTACAGACGTAGCGGTATTACCTAATGGAAATATTGTGATAGCAGATAATAGAAATCATTGCATCCGGATGATTGATTCCTCAGTACAGGTTTCTACGATAGCGGGTACCGGAAATGGAGGGTATGTTGATGGAGCGGGTTCTCAAGCGCAATTTTACTATCCTTCAGGGATAGATACAGATCCTAACGGTAACCTATTTGTCGCAGATAGAAAAAACCATGCAATAAGGAAAATAGATAGCTATCATAATGTATCCACAGTTGCTGGAGGAAATGGAGAGGGAATTCAAAATGGAGGTATTGCTGTGGCGAAATTTGATGATCCTTATGGGGTTGCAGTGGGGCAAAATGGAAAGGTATTGGTGGCAGATTTGGACAATAATGTAATTAGGGAAATCAATGGAGATTATGTTAGTACTATCATAGGAAGCAATGGCGAGGGTTATATTGATGGTCCATCCACTGCCAGTAAAATGAATAGTCCAACTGATGTATTAGTAAATGGAGATGAGATAATTTTTGCGGATTACGGCAATCACCTCGTCAGAAAAGTAGTAAAGGATGAAGAATAG